AGCAAAAGGAGGAGTGCCAAGGAGCAACGTCATGATGCAAAAAAGTGGAGAGGAATCGGTGAAGACTTCATGGGTGCCAGATCCAGTTACCGGTTACTATAGGCCGGAAGGACAAGCAAATGAGATTGACGCTGCTGAGCTCCGGAAGATGCTGTTGAAGCACAGATCTGGAAGCAACTGAAAATCTTTGAAGCTGCGTCGTTGATCTCCGGTTACTCATCGGAGATCTTCGATCAACGAGAAAAGAGAATTTAGTGAAGGAACTGTTTTATCAGAAAAAATATAGCAATGAAATTTACTCGTGCTTTGttgcttttaaattttaagCTTATTGTTATATCTCTCTTTTATTAGTATCTTTTATTCAtgcaaatgaaataattatagtattagtattaattttcagtttttagatcctattttttttttgttttttttgaattCTTCAAAGTTCAATCTCCAGTCTTAcgtattcattttttgtttcttttgggATAATCTCATAACATTCTTGCaactttttttaatcaaactaatattataatcatatctTAGTATTTTTAAGATTATCACCAATATAGTAATGAAATAAGTGATCAAATACCATATTAAGGTTAATCAAAAGcgtattaaataaaaaatttagatatttaaaaactatataaaaagtactataaattataatttttacttatcaatatctttaaaatgttagtcaaatttttttataattttaactctaaaaataaagatcatgacaaacaatagtGAATGGAGGAAGTACAACGGAACGGTCCAAAATGGTAAAATACGTGAGTcgaaaaaaatatcacatacgAAATTCGACAAGTATGATTTTGCTAaacaaattacatattatattatagaaataaaaaaatcgaAAATAACTTTCTTATATTACAATTATAGACGATATAATACATATATGGGCCGTTTGGTTCAAACATTGATAGTGCAGGGTTAAGTAATGCATAGATTAGTAATGCATGGAATAGTAATGCAGGATTTAGTAATGTACGGATTAATAGTTcagagattattttttgtcaagtgTCTGGTTCACTACTTTCCacttaattttgtgtttaatttatAATTCTATAGAAAAATTCTTTCCTATTATACCCTTGTGTTATTATACGTgtttatttcatgtaattgGGTCAAGGTAGATAACCACCGGAccggataatttttttaaagaattatttattccatttaattagttaaatcaaATACATNGGGTTGTTTTGGACAATGATTCTTAGATTTGAAGAAGAACAAGAGTCTGATTTGGATTGAGCATccatgaagaaaagaaaaaacaaagatgaatagaagatttttttttattaagagtaGTTAGAATGACCCTTTAGAACACTCAAGGAAGAATCTTTTACTAGGAAGCTATTGGGTTTGTTCTGTCTGAGACTATTtgaacttatatatatatatatatatatatataattgttattaattttaaggTATGATGTACCACTAAGAAGACCAGTGATGACACAatgtatttctaattttttgtggGTTAAGTATATATCTTATATTAAACATAGATTTAAGACTACTTAAATTGTTAATACCTAaagcttatttttatttttaaaacaaataattcaaGTGGGTAATTGACAAATTatcttgaatataaaaaaaatcaagaaaaaatggagaaaaaaatattagtaaagtCATTAAATTACACAAAACAAATTTGGAGAATTAAAAAAGAACATTTATAACCactctaatataaataaaaaggaaattaaattacaaaagaaatataaaaaaagaataaagggTTAGTTTAGTCATTTAGAGATCTTATCCCTCCATTTCCAAGGGATAAGATGATACCACATACggaaaagggttaaaaataCCCTAGaactattcgaaatagctcaaatatacccttgaactatatttcggctcaaaaatACCATTCCCCTCAAACTATAGGGTCAAAAAATACCCTTCCCTTAGAACTTATGTATTTTGTGAACGTTCTAAGGAAATTGAGAAATGAGGAAAAAGGAATCTATATTCTTCAGTGAAATCGTTTATAAATTCTACGGAAAACGGAGAAAATTTGGGAAAATTAGGGATAAGTTTATTAGTCTACGTGTCATGAGTGGAACTCTATTGGCTcatgtggcatgccatgtgACATCCACATGGCATCTAAGTGACGTTTAAACGATTCTGTTAATGAGAAGGATATTTTTGCCCAATAGTTTGACAGTAAGGGttttttgagccgaaatatagtttaagggtatatttgagctatttctgatagttcaagggtatttttgaccctttttcgtACCACATATGACAGATAAACAATCcatgaattaaattaaatgaagtaaGTAAACAATgtattaattgaattaaattttaatccaTGGATTATTCTACCAAATACCGCCTACCAAACGGATCCATAATGTGCTTTAAAGTTAAACATGTCATATGTATTGGTAGGAGCATTCATGTCATGTGTAATGTTTGAATTTTGAAGATAAAATATTATCTAacgatttatttaattttatttagacatTAGATAATATATTGATTGAGTATTCAAtcatattatgaaatattttttaatttaaaatattaaaaattatataaagctATATATTCTTTAAGTGTTTATTAAgtagataaataataaataaattaatcataaagGTGAATTAATTAAGAGcgtattaaatataatatattgaatAAAGCGTCATCCGATTCGAACAATTCTTCCGTGTCTCATCTGTTTTGGCATGCAAATCACTCATTGGTTACTTATAAAACAAATACTATAGtgttttacttattatttttctattgttcgggatataaacaaaaaatatttttatataattaaaataaatataataaaaaatagagttaAAATAAAAGTGTAGGATGAAGTGATAACTTGTAACGAAATGAATAatgttacattttttaaaatcttattttattaaagaaagtatttttcaaaaatattaatcgaatcaaatatgaaaagatcaaaatttatttttctccacACCCTTAATCATActtaagtaaaatatattttattatatgccCTTTACTTTAtcgatattattttttatctttagacTTGGAAAACGGCCAACAATATGATTTTGAAACGACAAGGGGACATTACGGTGACTttgtaattaaattaatcaaaggCTATACTATACTCCCTGCTGCCCATGTTAGTTGTTATcatagtataaaaaaaatattagtttcaattatttatcaatttataaaattaattctttttcttttgattttactcgtacaattatttttgttatatcttttttatttataatttcttttaaagaaagtataaaaataaactgAACAACTAATATGAAACGGTGAAAATTGCAGGTGTATTGACTTGACTTAATTAGGGCCATTAATCATGTAAAGCACTATTAACGTCTGAGAATTAATGTTGCCGTTGCTTCCGCAAAGTTTATTAAAGCAATAATTAGCCATTAAAACAATGCTACTAATAAAGTAGAATTACATCTTTTTGTTCTTTGTAGACCTTAGCAGAGTTTGTCGTTCACAttacttttttctaaaaatgaatTTCGATAGTTTGGTCGTTGGTTGGTTGGAATTATGTTAGTATTAATAATGTAAGAATTTTTTAATAGAgttcaacaattcatatattaattattccACTTCttagcataaaataatataaatataacctATTGATGTTTGTTAGGTAAAACATGAAGAACAAGGTCCTATAAGCAACAAAGAAATGTTCTTCGTGGTGCAAAAAAGGTAGGAGCTCCCAGGGAGGGGGTTAAAAAAGTAGAATCACAACGTCAAATACAGAGCatgaaagtaaaaataatgaaacaatGTGAACCATGAGATGCACAAATTCTTCACAAAAAGTCATAAATATAGGTGATAGATTTCAATGACTACTAAGTTGAGTCAAGATGCATTGCATATTTATATGAGAACTGTAGTGCATGTCATCATCTGTTCCTTAGTTAGCTTCTCAATTCTTTTTGTTTCACATTTTGGCTTCTGATTAACAGATTTCCGAGTACAAGCTATAGAGAGCTTAATGCCATACGCGTGATGGAAAAGAATCTCGTTATAAACAGCAATTTCAAGAACATTTTATATCCATGACAGAGCAAAGACGCAATAGTAGATAACATAACGATAATGTAAATGAACACATGAGTTTTCGACTTCCAGTTTTGTATTGCAACTATGATGAGGAGGAAGGAGGAGAATGACCATTTGAGGCTTTCTGTACACTGCAACCATGTCACCTGATCTTTTCCATGAGTTGCAAGTATCTGCAAGCACTCAACAAATAGAGTCATGTATTAGATATCTTCCTTCTAATTTTCGAGGCAATGCAGAAGTCAAATACACTATATAAAGTGCCATAGGTTGCTAcagaagagaaagagaaaggGCAGAGGAAATAAGCAGATCTTGTGGCTGCAGGTCTATCTCTCACACAATGTACTATACAAGTGCTTCAAAGGTTTTTAGTATTGGaccaaatatttatttagttatagGTTTATATTTCTTACTTATTGCAATTTTAGTGAATTATTACACACAAATTTATTCGCTGCCTCGAAAGGATTTCAGCCTCAGTTTACTGTTTGATTAGACAGAGCCTCTCAGCATATACAAACTCTTATTTTCCTGTTCATACATATCGCTTCAATGGTTTTTGTTGTCCTACATGGAATTCAAATGTGTATGACACCATAACTCAACCCCAGAATGTCTGCAACAATCCATTTTGTCAACCAATGTGGGACAATTACCACACCTGCACCAATGCATGGACAATATAACACAAGGAACCAACATCGGGAAACCAAGAACAAGAATATATCAAGCTCTGGTATTATATGAAGAAAGTGGGCCTTGGGTCTAATTTTACACCCAAAAGTAAGCTCATGAGATGAGGATCTCTCAAGATTATATAAAGAGAGAACAACCCATTTATTCAACCAATGTAGGATAGTTTCCAGCAACCCCCCCCCCTGATGGCCATGATATTCTTATTAGCATTTTCATGCAAAAGATTAGCCAACTACATTAACCTAAACTGCTTGATGGCACTAGTAAACTAATAGCAAGCCTCTTATTCTCTTGTTTTCAATCAAAGAACCTTCAAGGAAGAAATAG
The nucleotide sequence above comes from Solanum pennellii chromosome 9, SPENNV200. Encoded proteins:
- the LOC107031621 gene encoding protein SENESCENCE-ASSOCIATED GENE 21, mitochondrial-like; amino-acid sequence: MARSFSNSKTLSAFVSDSVSAFLSRRGYAAASQGAVSAVAKGGVPRSNVMMQKSGEESVKTSWVPDPVTGYYRPEGQANEIDAAELRKMLLKHRSGSN